In a single window of the Pirellulales bacterium genome:
- a CDS encoding response regulator encodes MLKNIPTFLIVDDDATMARLLAKVTERAFGGELRVESIIDPHTALKRIEQGGVDILLTDLEMPGIDGIDILKYAKRRNAYTQVIVLTGNSSDQALLTALECGANDYLLKPVDQLALVDLLRQTCQRRLRWQRALVDTWQKQKQACASE; translated from the coding sequence ATGCTGAAGAACATACCGACGTTTTTAATCGTGGACGATGACGCGACAATGGCTCGACTTCTGGCCAAAGTGACCGAGCGAGCCTTTGGCGGGGAACTGCGCGTGGAGTCCATCATCGATCCGCACACGGCGCTCAAACGCATCGAGCAGGGGGGGGTTGACATCCTCTTGACCGACCTGGAGATGCCTGGAATTGACGGAATCGACATTCTGAAATATGCCAAGCGCAGAAACGCTTATACCCAGGTCATTGTGCTAACGGGGAATTCGTCGGACCAAGCGCTGTTGACCGCGCTCGAATGTGGCGCGAATGATTATCTGCTCAAGCCTGTCGATCAGTTGGCGCTGGTGGACTTGCTGCGTCAGACCTGTCAGCGCCGGCTGCGCTGGCAACGAGCGCTGGTCGATACTTGGCAAAAGCAAAAACAGGCTTGTGCGTCTGAGTAA